The following coding sequences are from one Ornithodoros turicata isolate Travis chromosome 1, ASM3712646v1, whole genome shotgun sequence window:
- the LOC135395453 gene encoding uncharacterized protein LOC135395453, translated as MFANNTVASKTPETLFDMNALVVLSAVVACVSAGGYGLGGHGAYGSHRGYGGYGGYGAYGGLGAYGGHGGLGGYGGGFGGYGSGLGFGGLGAGVGGGLGGGFGGGFGGGLGAGFGGGLGSGFGGGVGVGVGGSVVGGGVASGPQVVGVGPAVAAPLATLSVVQQPVVRQVNHGRQVAHRVAVPVTTVSENVRPVVVNQGGAGLGGVGGVGGAGFGGVGGAGFGAGGLGGGYGLAGGYGLAGGYGRGGYGGGYGKH; from the coding sequence GTTGTTCTTAGCGCCGTTGTGGCCTGCGTCAGTGCCGGAGGCTATGGACTCGGTGGTCACGGTGCTTACGGCAGCCACAGAGGATACGGAGGTTACGGAGGCTACGGTGCTTACGGCGGCCTGGGAGCATACGGAGGTCACGGAGGCCTCGGCGGTTACGGGGGCGGCTTCGGCGGCTACGGCAGCGGTCTCGGTTTCGGAGGTCTCGGAGCTGGCGTCGGCGGCGGCCTCGGTGGTGGCTTCGGTGGCGGATTTGGCGGTGGCCTCGGTGCAGGATTTGGCGGTGGCCTCGGCAGCGGATTCGGCGGTGGCGTTGGAGTCGGCGTCGGTGGCTCAGTTGTGGGTGGTGGAGTCGCAAGTGGACCACAAGTTGTCGGAGTTGGGCCTGCCGTTGCAGCCCCACTCGCCACCTTATCTGTCGTGCAACAGCCAGTTGTGAGGCAGGTCAACCACGGTCGCCAAGTAGCTCACAGGGTTGCCGTTCCTGTGACTACGGTCTCCGAGAACGTTAGACCTGTTGTTGTAAACCAGGGCGGCGCTGGCCTCGGCGGAGTTGGGGGAGTTGGCGGAGCTGGATTCGGCGGAGTTGGAGGGGCTGGGTTCGGCGCTGGGGGACTAGGTGGCGGCTACGGCCTTGCCGGTGGTTACGGTTTGGCTGGTGGCTATGGCAGGGGTGGCTATGGTGGTGGCTATGGTAAGCATTGA